One window of Ralstonia pickettii DTP0602 genomic DNA carries:
- a CDS encoding membrane protein, producing MRNTRDRIRHAIGFEAIGLLLFAPLASWAFGYDLHQMGLIGAVASLIATGWNYLYNLLFDKAMLRITGQLRKSVLVRVLHAILFELGLLVVFLPSLAWYLDISLLDALIMDIAVAGFYMVYALVYNWVYDIVFPVPSLKRATAKPDGAALS from the coding sequence ATGCGCAACACCCGGGACCGTATCCGCCACGCCATCGGCTTTGAGGCGATCGGCCTGCTGCTCTTCGCTCCGCTGGCGAGCTGGGCGTTCGGCTACGATCTGCACCAGATGGGACTGATCGGCGCGGTCGCCTCGCTGATCGCCACCGGCTGGAACTACCTGTACAACCTGCTGTTCGACAAGGCGATGCTGCGCATCACCGGCCAGCTGCGCAAGTCGGTGCTGGTGCGCGTGCTGCACGCGATCCTGTTCGAACTGGGCCTGCTGGTAGTGTTCCTGCCGTCGTTGGCGTGGTACCTCGATATCAGCCTGCTCGACGCGCTGATCATGGATATCGCCGTGGCCGGCTTCTATATGGTCTATGCGCTGGTGTACAACTGGGTCTACGACATCGTCTTCCCGGTGCCGTCGCTGAAGCGCGCGACGGCCAAGCCCGACGGCGCGGCGCTGAGCTGA
- a CDS encoding LysR family transcriptional regulator, with protein sequence MSLSLDQLQAFVAAADTGSFSAAARRLGKAQSVVSAAVSNLEIDAGNALFDRTGRYPVLTPAGERLLAEARVILERCEHFRGVAKSLGEGVETRLVLAVDELYPEETLGMLLEEFSSRFPAVELELLFPLMEDVSRLVLEGGADLGIMWRQEVLPPALGFHALGWVPMQILCAPEHPLAGQRVDWEELKRYRQLMVATRTDSEEKMRLRVAADVWWVESQWVIVELVKRGLGWAFVPWHVVANSPAAARLVSPPLAFQQQDWPVAMELVWHKQRPLGKAATWLRERICRQPLPRAPAEGRGENPGLSA encoded by the coding sequence ATGAGTCTCTCCCTCGATCAACTGCAGGCCTTCGTTGCCGCCGCCGATACCGGCTCTTTTTCCGCCGCCGCGCGCCGGCTGGGCAAGGCCCAGTCGGTGGTCAGCGCGGCCGTGTCCAACCTGGAGATCGACGCCGGCAATGCGCTGTTCGACCGCACTGGCCGCTACCCGGTGCTGACGCCCGCCGGCGAGCGCCTGCTGGCCGAGGCCCGCGTGATCCTGGAGCGATGCGAACACTTCCGCGGGGTCGCCAAGAGCCTGGGCGAGGGCGTGGAGACGCGGCTGGTGCTGGCGGTCGACGAGCTCTATCCCGAAGAGACGCTGGGCATGCTGCTGGAGGAGTTTTCCAGCCGCTTCCCCGCGGTCGAGCTGGAACTGCTGTTTCCGCTGATGGAGGACGTCAGCCGCCTGGTGCTGGAGGGCGGTGCCGATCTCGGCATCATGTGGCGGCAGGAGGTGCTGCCGCCCGCGCTGGGCTTCCATGCGCTGGGCTGGGTGCCGATGCAGATCCTGTGCGCGCCCGAGCATCCGCTGGCGGGGCAGCGCGTCGACTGGGAAGAGCTCAAGCGCTATCGCCAGCTGATGGTCGCGACCCGCACCGACAGCGAAGAGAAGATGCGCCTGCGCGTCGCTGCCGACGTGTGGTGGGTGGAAAGCCAATGGGTGATCGTGGAGCTGGTCAAGCGCGGGCTGGGCTGGGCCTTCGTACCGTGGCACGTGGTGGCCAATTCGCCGGCCGCGGCGCGGCTGGTGTCGCCGCCGCTGGCGTTCCAGCAGCAGGACTGGCCGGTGGCGATGGAGCTGGTGTGGCACAAGCAGCGGCCGCTGGGCAAGGCCGCCACCTGGCTGCGCGAACGGATCTGCCGGCAGCCGCTGCCGCGCGCGCCGGCCGAGGGGCGGGGTGAGAACCCCGGACTTTCCGCTTAG
- a CDS encoding RND transporter has product MTVFTRLLTHALPVPLACALLLAGCAVGPDYKRPDAPVPEAFKEGTADSTADATAWRGDWKTAEPQDATTRADWWTVFGDSQLDALMSEVQISNQNIKAAEAQYRLAVAALQAARAGFFPIVDAQAGASRARGTGGNTLNGQSATLGATWEIDVWGRVRRQVESSEASAQASQADLASTLLSTQATLAQSYFLLRVADAQKALLDRTVADYAKSLQLVQNQYAAGTAQRSDVLQSETQLKSAQAQQIDIQITRAQLEHAIAILVGKPPAALTLAADDFRAAPPLVPAAVPSELLERRPDIGAAERRMASANAQIGVAQAAYYPTLSLSASGGLTASTLARWMSLPDRIWSIGGGLAGTLFDGGLRSAAKAQAVAVYDQTVANYRQTVLTAFQEVEDNLAAQRLLEQEAVVQNDALRSAREALVLVNNRYRAGTAGLLDVLTAQTSAYTAERTALSITGRQYTAAVVLIKALGGGWHPQALGDATTGSTKGAATATVGQR; this is encoded by the coding sequence ATGACTGTTTTTACCCGTCTGCTGACCCATGCCCTGCCGGTGCCGCTGGCGTGCGCGCTGCTGCTGGCCGGCTGTGCCGTCGGCCCTGACTACAAGCGCCCGGACGCGCCGGTGCCGGAGGCGTTCAAGGAAGGCACTGCGGACAGCACGGCCGACGCCACCGCCTGGCGCGGCGACTGGAAGACTGCCGAGCCGCAGGACGCGACCACGCGCGCCGACTGGTGGACCGTGTTCGGCGACAGCCAGCTCGATGCGCTGATGTCCGAGGTGCAGATCTCGAACCAGAACATCAAGGCCGCCGAGGCGCAGTACCGCCTGGCCGTGGCCGCGCTGCAGGCGGCGCGCGCCGGCTTTTTCCCGATCGTCGACGCGCAGGCGGGGGCCTCGCGCGCGCGCGGCACCGGCGGCAATACGCTCAACGGCCAGAGCGCGACGCTGGGCGCGACCTGGGAAATCGACGTGTGGGGCCGCGTGCGGCGCCAGGTGGAAAGCAGCGAGGCGAGCGCGCAGGCCAGCCAGGCCGACCTGGCATCGACGCTGCTGTCGACCCAGGCGACGCTGGCGCAGAGCTATTTCCTGCTGCGCGTGGCCGATGCGCAGAAGGCGTTGCTGGACCGCACCGTGGCGGATTACGCGAAGTCCTTGCAGCTGGTGCAGAACCAGTACGCCGCCGGCACCGCGCAGCGCTCGGACGTGCTGCAGTCCGAAACCCAGCTCAAGAGCGCGCAGGCGCAGCAGATCGATATCCAGATCACGCGAGCGCAGCTCGAGCACGCCATCGCCATCCTGGTCGGCAAGCCGCCCGCGGCGCTGACGCTGGCCGCCGACGACTTCCGTGCCGCGCCGCCGCTCGTTCCCGCGGCGGTGCCGTCGGAACTGCTGGAGCGCCGCCCCGACATCGGCGCGGCCGAGCGCCGCATGGCCTCGGCCAATGCGCAGATCGGCGTGGCGCAGGCGGCCTACTATCCGACGCTGTCGCTGTCGGCCAGCGGCGGGCTGACCGCCAGCACGCTGGCGCGCTGGATGTCGCTGCCCGACCGCATCTGGTCGATCGGCGGCGGGCTGGCAGGCACGCTGTTTGACGGCGGATTGCGCAGCGCCGCCAAGGCGCAGGCGGTGGCCGTCTACGACCAGACCGTGGCCAACTACCGCCAGACCGTGCTGACGGCGTTCCAGGAAGTCGAGGACAACCTCGCCGCGCAGCGGCTGCTGGAGCAGGAAGCGGTGGTGCAGAACGACGCGCTGCGCTCGGCGCGCGAGGCGCTGGTGCTGGTCAACAACCGCTACCGCGCCGGCACCGCGGGCCTGCTCGACGTGCTGACCGCGCAGACCAGCGCCTATACCGCCGAACGCACGGCGCTGTCGATCACCGGGAGGCAGTACACGGCGGCAGTGGTGCTGATCAAGGCGCTGGGCGGCGGCTGGCATCCGCAGGCGCTTGGGGATGCCACTACGGGAAGCACCAAGGGCGCGGCCACCGCCACGGTAGGCCAGCGCTAA
- a CDS encoding hypothetical protein (phage-associated protein), whose translation MAVFVLDRHGKSLMPCSEKRARLLLERGRARVHRLVPFAIRLTDRRLVDSELQPLRLKLDPGSKETGVAIVREMASHAGGAPDAFVLSLAEIIHRGRQINEALTARRAMRRARRGRMTRYRAARFDNRRKPEGWLAPSLRHRVETTAAWVRRFRKLAPITALSMELVRFDMQAMENPEISGVEYQQGTLLGYEVKEYLLAKLGRTCAYCDATDRPLETEHIVAKAKGGSNRVSNLTLACRPCNQKKGNLPLEVFLRKDPDRAKRILARAKAPLRNAAAVNATRFALLNALKSFGLPVETGSGGQTKYNRRRLDIPKSHALDAACVGNVHSVWPWQRPILRIKCAGRGSYQRTRVTAHGFPRGYLMRSKRVFGFQTGDMVKAVVPSGKKAGTHIGRVAIRATGSFNIQTVAGAVQGISYKHCNLLQRGDGYGYFFITPTTKESETRGDASRRALSLPDLKAEVSRAN comes from the coding sequence ATGGCAGTCTTTGTGCTGGACAGGCACGGCAAGTCGCTCATGCCGTGCAGCGAGAAGCGGGCCCGCTTGCTGCTCGAGCGCGGGCGGGCTCGCGTGCATCGACTGGTGCCGTTCGCAATCCGGCTGACCGACCGGCGACTGGTGGACAGTGAGCTCCAGCCGCTGCGCCTCAAGCTCGATCCAGGCAGCAAGGAGACCGGTGTCGCCATCGTCCGCGAAATGGCTTCGCACGCCGGCGGCGCGCCAGACGCCTTCGTGCTTTCGCTGGCCGAGATCATCCACCGCGGCCGGCAGATCAACGAGGCACTTACTGCCCGACGCGCCATGCGGCGGGCCCGGCGCGGGCGCATGACGCGCTATCGCGCGGCCAGATTCGACAATCGTCGAAAGCCGGAAGGCTGGCTCGCGCCCAGCCTTCGTCACCGCGTCGAGACGACTGCGGCATGGGTGCGCCGCTTCCGCAAGCTTGCCCCAATCACCGCCCTCAGCATGGAATTGGTGCGCTTTGACATGCAGGCCATGGAAAACCCGGAGATCTCCGGCGTTGAGTACCAGCAAGGCACGCTCCTGGGCTACGAGGTCAAGGAGTACCTGCTGGCGAAGCTCGGCCGAACTTGCGCATATTGCGACGCAACGGATCGCCCCTTGGAGACTGAACACATTGTCGCCAAGGCCAAAGGCGGGTCCAACCGCGTTTCGAACCTGACGCTTGCGTGCCGGCCCTGCAACCAGAAGAAGGGGAACCTTCCATTAGAGGTCTTCCTGCGCAAGGACCCCGATCGCGCCAAGCGCATCCTGGCGCGCGCGAAAGCACCGCTGCGAAACGCCGCAGCCGTGAATGCAACTCGCTTCGCCCTGCTCAATGCCCTCAAATCCTTCGGGCTGCCGGTCGAAACCGGATCCGGCGGTCAGACGAAGTACAACCGGAGGCGTCTCGACATCCCAAAGTCGCATGCGCTAGACGCGGCCTGCGTTGGCAACGTGCATTCCGTCTGGCCCTGGCAACGGCCCATACTGCGCATCAAATGCGCCGGCCGCGGTAGTTATCAGCGCACTCGCGTTACCGCTCACGGCTTCCCGCGCGGTTATCTCATGCGCAGCAAACGCGTGTTCGGCTTTCAGACCGGCGACATGGTCAAGGCGGTGGTTCCCTCCGGGAAAAAGGCAGGTACGCATATTGGCCGGGTTGCCATCCGAGCAACCGGCTCTTTTAACATCCAAACCGTCGCTGGCGCCGTGCAGGGTATTTCCTACAAGCACTGCAATCTGCTCCAGCGCGGCGACGGGTATGGATATTTCTTCATAACGCCCACCACAAAGGAGAGCGAGACCAGGGGCGACGCTTCGCGTCGCGCGCTATCCCTCCCCGACCTGAAGGCCGAGGTTTCTCGCGCAAACTGA
- a CDS encoding nodulation protein (K07789: mdtC; RND superfamily, multidrug transport protein MdtC), producing the protein MNLSAAFIHRPVATALLTLGILLAGLAALRLLPVSPLPQVDFPTISVSASLPGASPETMAATVATPLERALGTIAGVTEITSSSSLGSTRVTLQFDLSRNIDGAARDVQAAINASRATLPTSLPNNPTYRKVNPADAPIMIIALTSPTMTRGQLYDAASTILAQKLSQVEGVGQVTIGGASLPAVRVELNPTALNNYGISLEDVRNTISATNANRPLGTLENTTSNWQVYANDQAMKAEDYMPLIIRYATPGTFSSTSAGALIASTANAAASGGVSTKVVNGVTVTTLTTSSGTTTITSGATGGTSATSGPNSFAVPVRLRDVANVVDSVQDIRNAGSANGKPSVLLVLNRSPGANIIETVDRVNEMLPQLQKMIPAAISMDVMMDRTPTIRASLREVEHTLMISVALVIMVVFVFLRNLRATFIPSVAVPVSLIGTFSVMYLAGFSLNNLSLMALTIATGFVVDDAIVVLENISRHIEEGMKPLAAALRGAREVGFTVLSMSLSLIAVFIPLLMMGGIVGRLFQEFAITLSVAILVSLVVSLTTTPMMCARLLRPPEPEKQGRFFRATERMFQWLHDGYARSLSTALRLSPLVWLVLIATIALNVYLYVIVPKGFFPQQDTGRLIGFIRADQATSFQAMRGKLDSFITIVRSDPAVENVTGFTGGSQRNTGQMFVTLKPLSERKESADAIIARLRDKLAKEPGARLFLQSVQDIRVGGRQSSSQYQFTLQSDDLEVLRVWEPKVRAALSNLKGLEDIDTDTNDKGLQTSVIIDRDAASRLGVTAQQIDAVLNDAFGQRLVSTIYHPLNQYRVVMELSQEYLQGPNALKDIYVVTGNGNRVPLAAFSRVVPTSTPLGVNHQGQFAASTISFNLAEGMSLSQATDAVTREMARIGVPETLRANFQGGAKAFQDSLKSQPVLILAALITIYIVLGVLYESYVHPLTILSTLPSAGVGALLALLASKTDFSIIALIGVILLIGIVKKNAIMMIDFAIDAERREGLSPRDAIYRACLLRFRPILMTTMAALLGAVPLAIGRGDGAELRAPLGISIVGGLVVSQLLTLYTTPVVYLTLDRWRLKVKAWRQRRRGTGTPDQPAAV; encoded by the coding sequence ATGAACCTCTCCGCTGCCTTTATCCACCGGCCGGTCGCGACCGCGCTGCTGACGCTCGGCATCCTGCTGGCGGGGCTTGCCGCGCTGCGGCTGCTGCCGGTGTCGCCGCTGCCGCAGGTGGACTTCCCCACCATCTCGGTGTCGGCCTCGCTGCCGGGCGCGAGTCCTGAAACGATGGCCGCCACCGTGGCCACGCCGCTTGAGCGTGCGCTCGGCACCATCGCCGGCGTGACCGAGATCACGTCGAGCAGCTCGCTCGGCTCGACCCGCGTGACGCTGCAGTTCGACCTGTCGCGCAATATCGACGGCGCCGCGCGCGACGTGCAGGCGGCGATCAATGCCTCGCGCGCCACGCTGCCGACCAGCCTGCCCAACAACCCGACCTACCGCAAGGTCAACCCGGCCGACGCGCCGATCATGATCATCGCGCTGACCTCGCCGACGATGACACGGGGGCAGCTCTATGACGCGGCCTCGACCATCCTGGCGCAGAAGCTGTCGCAGGTGGAGGGCGTGGGCCAGGTCACTATCGGCGGCGCGTCGCTGCCGGCTGTGCGGGTGGAACTGAATCCCACCGCGCTGAACAACTACGGCATCTCGCTGGAGGACGTGCGCAACACCATCAGCGCGACCAACGCCAACCGGCCCCTGGGCACGCTGGAAAACACCACCAGCAACTGGCAGGTCTACGCCAACGACCAGGCAATGAAGGCGGAAGACTACATGCCGCTGATCATCCGCTACGCCACGCCGGGGACCTTCTCGTCGACGTCGGCGGGTGCGCTGATTGCCAGCACCGCCAACGCCGCCGCCAGCGGCGGCGTCAGCACCAAGGTGGTCAACGGCGTGACCGTGACCACGCTGACCACCAGCAGCGGCACCACTACCATTACCAGCGGCGCCACCGGCGGCACCAGCGCCACCAGCGGGCCCAATTCGTTCGCGGTGCCGGTGCGGCTGCGCGACGTGGCCAATGTGGTCGACTCGGTGCAGGACATCCGCAATGCAGGCTCGGCCAACGGCAAGCCGTCGGTGCTGCTGGTGCTGAACCGCTCACCGGGCGCCAACATCATCGAGACCGTCGACCGCGTCAACGAGATGCTGCCGCAACTGCAGAAGATGATCCCGGCGGCGATCTCGATGGACGTGATGATGGACCGCACGCCCACCATCCGCGCCTCGCTGCGCGAGGTCGAGCACACGCTGATGATCTCGGTGGCGCTGGTGATCATGGTGGTGTTCGTGTTCCTGCGCAATTTGCGCGCCACCTTTATCCCCAGTGTGGCGGTGCCGGTGTCGCTGATCGGCACCTTCTCGGTGATGTACCTGGCCGGGTTCTCGCTGAACAACCTGTCGCTGATGGCGCTGACGATTGCCACCGGCTTTGTGGTCGACGATGCCATCGTGGTGCTGGAGAATATCTCTCGCCACATCGAGGAAGGCATGAAGCCGCTCGCCGCGGCGCTGCGCGGTGCGCGCGAGGTCGGCTTCACGGTGCTGTCGATGAGCCTGTCGCTGATCGCGGTATTCATTCCGCTGCTGATGATGGGCGGGATCGTGGGCCGGCTGTTCCAGGAGTTCGCGATCACGCTGTCGGTGGCGATCCTGGTTTCGCTGGTGGTGTCTCTGACCACCACGCCGATGATGTGCGCACGGCTGCTGCGTCCGCCCGAGCCGGAGAAGCAGGGCCGCTTCTTCCGCGCCACCGAGCGCATGTTCCAGTGGCTGCACGACGGCTATGCGCGCTCGCTGTCCACGGCGCTGCGCCTGAGCCCGCTGGTGTGGCTGGTGCTGATCGCCACCATCGCGCTCAACGTGTACCTGTACGTGATCGTGCCCAAGGGCTTCTTCCCGCAGCAGGACACCGGCCGGCTGATCGGCTTTATCCGCGCCGACCAGGCCACCTCGTTCCAGGCCATGCGCGGCAAGCTCGACAGCTTTATCACGATCGTGCGCTCGGATCCGGCGGTGGAGAACGTGACCGGCTTTACCGGCGGTTCGCAGCGCAATACGGGGCAGATGTTCGTCACGCTCAAGCCGCTGTCCGAGCGCAAGGAATCCGCCGACGCGATCATTGCGCGACTGCGCGACAAGCTGGCCAAGGAGCCGGGCGCGAGACTGTTCCTGCAGTCGGTGCAGGATATCCGCGTGGGCGGGCGGCAGAGCAGCTCGCAGTACCAGTTCACGCTGCAGTCCGACGATCTGGAGGTCTTGCGTGTGTGGGAGCCCAAGGTGCGGGCAGCGCTGTCCAACCTGAAGGGGCTGGAGGACATCGATACCGACACCAACGACAAGGGCCTGCAGACCTCGGTGATCATCGACCGCGATGCGGCCTCGCGTCTGGGCGTGACCGCGCAGCAGATCGATGCGGTGCTCAACGATGCCTTCGGCCAGCGGCTGGTGTCGACCATCTATCACCCGCTCAACCAGTACCGCGTGGTAATGGAGCTGAGCCAGGAATACCTGCAGGGCCCGAACGCGCTCAAGGACATCTACGTGGTTACCGGCAACGGCAACCGCGTGCCGCTGGCGGCGTTCTCGCGCGTGGTGCCGACCAGCACGCCGCTGGGCGTGAACCACCAGGGGCAGTTCGCGGCGTCGACGATCTCGTTCAACCTGGCCGAGGGCATGTCGCTGTCGCAGGCGACCGATGCCGTCACGCGCGAGATGGCGCGCATCGGCGTGCCGGAGACCTTGCGCGCCAACTTCCAGGGCGGCGCCAAGGCGTTCCAGGACTCGCTCAAGAGCCAGCCGGTCCTGATCCTGGCGGCGCTGATCACGATCTATATCGTGCTGGGCGTGCTGTATGAAAGCTACGTGCATCCGCTGACGATCCTGTCGACGCTGCCCTCGGCGGGCGTGGGCGCGCTGCTGGCGCTGCTGGCGTCGAAAACGGACTTCAGCATCATCGCGCTGATCGGCGTGATCCTGCTGATCGGCATCGTGAAAAAGAACGCGATCATGATGATCGACTTCGCCATCGACGCCGAACGGCGCGAAGGGCTGTCGCCGCGCGACGCGATCTACCGCGCCTGCCTGCTGCGCTTCCGCCCGATCCTGATGACCACCATGGCCGCCCTGCTGGGCGCGGTGCCGCTGGCGATCGGCCGCGGCGACGGTGCCGAGCTGCGCGCGCCACTGGGCATCTCCATTGTCGGCGGGCTGGTGGTGAGCCAGCTGCTGACCCTGTACACCACGCCGGTGGTTTACCTGACGCTGGACCGCTGGCGCCTGAAGGTCAAGGCCTGGCGCCAGCGCCGCCGTGGCACTGGCACGCCGGACCAGCCGGCCGCCGTCTAG